CACAAATCCCTCCACCAAATCGGACATCGAAAGGCTGAAAAATCCAATGCCGCAATACGCGTCCACGAGAAACTTCGTGCCCCCATTGGCGAGGCGGTCGCGTACCGTATCCACGAGCTTGGGAAGCAGGGTGAAATTATTTTGGAAAAATGAATCGCGGTGCATTTCCCAATCATCAGGCATCATGCGCAGTACAACTTTTTGCATGTTGCGGGGCGGTGGATCTTCGCGCACGGCTTGGAGTTGATCGTTGAGCGCTTCCTCGGCGATTTCACAGCGTTTGAGGTCTACGACTAATCGACTTTCCGAACGCAGGAACCCATAGATGGCTTTTTGTTGAAACTTGTCCCATTGGCGGCGAATCATAATGCGGTTGCGATAGCCATAGGGAGAAGGGCAGGGGATGAGTTCATCAACAATTTCCGGCGAAAAACCGCCCACGCGAACGAAGAGATTGCGTACCTGCTCAAGTTTGATGCGCCCCTGTGCCTCGTAGTCAATATGCTGATATTGGCATCCGCCGCATTCGCCGAAGTATTGGCATTTGGGATCCACCCGGTCGGGCGATGGAGTGATAATTTGCAGTAGCCGCGCGCGGGCGAAATCACTTTTGCGTTCG
The sequence above is drawn from the Limisphaerales bacterium genome and encodes:
- a CDS encoding class I SAM-dependent RNA methyltransferase; its protein translation is MEETESPPASLNVGDRLEIEISDMAFGGDGVAKVDGFVVFVPFVILGEVALVEIIERKSDFARARLLQIITPSPDRVDPKCQYFGECGGCQYQHIDYEAQGRIKLEQVRNLFVRVGGFSPEIVDELIPCPSPYGYRNRIMIRRQWDKFQQKAIYGFLRSESRLVVDLKRCEIAEEALNDQLQAVREDPPPRNMQKVVLRMMPDDWEMHRDSFFQNNFTLLPKLVDTVRDRLANGGTKFLVDAYCGIGFFSLSMSDLVEGFVGIDIDKQCILPARKNLAARGIENGEFIQGKTEEQMDALLNRFPAEDTTLILDPPRKGVHKEGLEMLVNIKPRQVIYVSCHPATLARDLKWLCEQGYELKSVTALDMFPQTQHVECVADLRLA